One genomic segment of Hordeum vulgare subsp. vulgare chromosome 2H, MorexV3_pseudomolecules_assembly, whole genome shotgun sequence includes these proteins:
- the LOC123426274 gene encoding N-acetyl-D-glucosamine kinase-like, producing the protein MQRYTARDIWEMEDRHSPRMGCSVVLGVDGGASNTVCVCIPAAMPFADPLPVLARAVAGCSNQNSVGEDKARETLERVMAQALHKARRRRSNVCAVCLAVAGVNHPIDQHRMLDWLREIFPSHVKLFVENDAVAALASGTMGKLHGCVLIAGTGTIAYGFTTDGREARAAGAGPVLGDWGSGYGISAQALTAVVRAYDGRGPETLLTNNILDFLGLASPDELIGWTYEDQSWARIADILPVVVESAEAGDEVANKILHNSVGELASSVKAVVQRLALSGEDGKDLFPLVMVGKVLEANKRWDIGKEVINCVTKTYPGAYPIHPEVEPAVGAALLAWNAIASELDGDLRAVA; encoded by the exons aTGCAGAGGTACACCGCTAGGGACATATGGGAGATGGAGGACCGCCACAGCCCGCGCATGGGCTGCAGCGTCGTCCTCGGCGTTGACGGCGGCGCCAGCAACACCGTCTGCGTCTGCATCCCGGCCGCCATGCCCTTCGCCGACCCGCTCCCCGTCCTCGCCCGCGCCGTCGCCGGATGCTCGAACCAGAACTCAGTAGGAG AGGACAAGGCGAGGGAGACGCTGGAGCGAGTGATGGCGCAGGCTCTCCAcaaggctcgccggagacgatcaAACGTGTGCGCGGTCTGCTTGGCCGTGGCCGGCGTCAACCACCCCATCGACCAGCACAGAATGCTGGACTGGCTCAG GGAGATCTTTCCGAGCCATGTGAAGCTGTTCGTGGAGAACGACGCGGTGGCGGCACTGGCGAGCGGCACCATGGGCAAGCTCCACGGTTGCGTGCTCATCGCAGGGACAGGGACCATAGCCTACGGTTTCACCACCGACGGCAGGGAAGCTCGGGCAGCTGGTGCAGGGCCAGTGCTAGGTGACTGGGGAAG TGGCTATGGGATTTCAGCACAGGCATTGACAGCAGTTGTGAGGGCCTATGATGGCAGGGGTCCTGAAACACTACTCACAAACAACATCCTTGACTTCCTTGGACTCGCATCGCCTGATGAACTGATAGG TTGGACATACGAAGACCAATCTTGGGCACGCATCGCTGACATTCTGCCTGTTGTGGTAGAATCCGCCGAAGCCGGCGATGAAGTAGCAAACAAGATCTTGCACAATTCAGTTGGTGAACTAGCTTCCAGTGTCAAGGCTGTAGTGCAGAGACTTGCGCTGAGTGGGGAAG ATGGAAAAGATCTATTTCCGCTCGTTATGGTCGGTAAAGTTCTTGAGGCAAACAAGCGGTGGGACATTGGAAAGGAAGTGATAAATTGTGTTACCAAGACTTATCCAGGGGCATATCCAATACATCCCGAG GTGGAACCAGCTGTTGGTGCAGCATTACTAGCATGGAATGCCATAGCAAGTGAACTGGATGGTGACCTGAGGGCTGTTGCTTAA
- the LOC123426273 gene encoding WPP domain-associated protein-like gives MARIQPVFDQGMDPFLGRLTIPAANTSQSRCTAQNGLSLLNGPSLDTHSSLEQGSAVPPPPSLLSCNCSCDVGSDFEAFANVMSRLHHHILDADVEINYAEYLDLMKLEVDQQLDKLKEDMMPLKSHTFLHESDADVSCPVICLHGKPVVEMDEGFDDLKLLLIVVFRQIKEMLSLFNASIHDLRWEHDLQLEVTGIMLGDSIRTLEDELDKKFFVQSSIVNNLRKNRKETVVQCGAIRQELISISDMLLPSEDESHSSHSKHENLGSRSNRWKYNLLRKKTEEEHSASSSVENKKSATQRSISPREVISEKSDFRHLKGLTREEIINYFRSEISKLKRLHELYLQDKTEELFKFKREKASLDLKHDVEFEHLRKKVPDIISRVDTIISNTIKVPTVCSTSEALEENCRLNNTIDSLYLENQHLSGLLAEKVNDIKELSCQISDARRDISLRLSLEEQLMRQVGTIQGDYDDLFVESTIRDEVYRTVTRNFVDDCRTSMEDVSRNSQAEVSSLEAKLSEKEKALCLANEENQKLKEKLLLLEKELFIQNNQDDPELTKQESEEMILRDIEMEPRVSPRSYESSEQSMEDKELVKLSQTLEIASTTLQEVETKKLEYNGFLGKNEHIIQLDFIMVSIMDLSKEFVEIEHKISGDIKGNEKRSDNRRDQCNHVVQQAIVLTKKGLSYKQMLDRRRSELRKAEAEVDILENKVTALLSIVQKIYVTLKNYSPVFQQYPGLLDAFLKTCKLVAGLRNKQEDDLQDTT, from the exons ATGGCGCGGATCCAGCCC GTGTTTGACCAAGGAATGGATCCGTTTCTCGGTAGGCTCACTATACCAGCCGCCAACACTAGCCAATCACGATGTACAGCTCAGAATGGGTTGTCTTTACTCAATGGGCCTTCTCTTGACACGCACTCGTCTTTGGAACAAGGTTCAGCAGTGCCACCGCCGCCATCCTTGCTGTCCTGCAATTGCAGCTGTGATGTCGGAAGCGACTTTGAGGCGTTTGCAAATGTAATGTCGCGGCTGCATCACCACATCTTGGATGCAGATGTAGAGATCAATTACGCAGAGTACTTAGATTTGATGAAGCTGGAAGTCGACCAGCAGCTTGATAAGCTCAAGGAGGATATGATGCCCTTGAAAAGCCATACCTTTCTTCATGAGAGTGATGCAGATGTTTCATGCCCTGTGATATGCCTTCATGGAAAGCCAGTAGTAGAGATGGATGAGGGGTTCGATGACCTAAAGCTACTCTTGATAGTGGTCTTCCGGCAAATTAAGGAGATGCTGAGCCTGTTCAACGCTTCGATTCACGATCTTCGGTGGGAGCATGACTTGCAATTAGAGGTCACCGGCATTATGCTCGGAGACTCTATCAGAACTCTTGAGGATGAGCTAGACAAAAAGTTTTTTGTACAAAGTTCTATTGTCAACAATCTAAGGAAGAACCGGAAGGAAACTGTGGTTCAGTGTGGTGCAATCCGTCAAGAATTGATTTCTATATCGGATATGCTGTTACCTTCAGAAGACGAATCACATAGTTCCCACAGTAAACATGAAAATCTGGGTAGCAGGAGTAACAGATGGAAATACAATCTCTTAAGAAAGAAAACAGAGGAGGAACACTCTGCATCTtccagtgtggaaaacaaaaagtcTGCAACACAGAGATCTATAAGTCCCAGAGAAGTTATTTCTGAAAAATCTGACTTTCGGCATCTCAAGGGTTTGACTAGGGAAGAAATCATAAACTACTTCAGATCTGAGATCAGTAAATTAAAGAGGTTGCATGAATTGTACTTGCAAGATAAAACGGAAGAGCTTTTCAAATTCAAACGAGAGAAGGCGTCATTAGATCTTAAGCATGATGTAGAATTTGAGCATCTAAGAAAGAAAGTTCCTGATATCATTTCAAGGGTGGACACAATCATTTCTAATACCATAAAGGTGCCTACAGTTTGCAGCACTAGTGAGGCACTTGAGGAAAATTGTAGATTGAATAATACAATCGATTCACTATACCTTGAAAACCAGCACCTTAGCGGTTTGCTTGCAGAAAAGGTGAATGATATTAAGGAATTATCGTGCCAGATATCTGATGCCAGGAGGGACATATCACTTCGATTGTCACTTGAAGAACAACTTATGAGACAAGTCGGCACCATTCAAGGAGACTATGATGATTTATTTGTTGAAAGCACTATTAGAGATGAAGTATACCGTACCGTGACAAGAAATTTTGTTGACGACTGTAGGACCAGCATGGAAGATGTCTCACGGAATTCTCAAGCAGAAGTGTCCTCACTTGAAGCTAAACTCTCAGAAAAGGAGAAGGCATTATGTTTAGCTAATGAAGAAAATCAGAAGTTAAAAGAGAAGTTGTTGTTACTAGAAAAGGAGCTCTTCATCCAAAATAATCAGGACGATCCGGAGCTAACCAAGCAAGAGAGCGAGGAAATGATACTTCGCGATATCGAGATGGAGCCTCGTGTATCACCAAGATCATATGAGAGTTCTGAGCAGAGTATGGAGGATAAGGAGCTCGTCAAACTGAGCCAGACTTTAGAGATTGCATCAACTACCTTACAGGAAGTTGAAACAAAAAAGTTGGAATACAATGGGTTTCTAGGTAAAAATGAGCACATAATACAACTAGATTTCATTATGGTATCTATTATGGATTTATCAAAAGAatttgtggagattgaacataaaATTTCAGGAGACATCAAAGGAAATGAGAAAAG GTCAGATAATCGGAGAGATCAATGTAACCATGTGGTTCAGCAGGCAATAGTACTAACAAAGAAGGGCCTCTCATATAAGCAAATGCTAGATAGAAGACGTTCCGAGCTTCGAAAAGCTGAAGCTGAG GTTGACATTCTGGAAAACAAGGTTACTGCACTCCTAAGTATTGTGCAAAAGATATATGTGACTCTCAAGAATTATTCTCCGGTCTTTCAGCAGTATCCTGGG TTACTGGATGCATTCTTGAAGACCTGCAAGCTTGTTGCAGGTCTACGGAATAAACAAGAAGATGACTTACAAGATACAACATAA